A single window of Pogona vitticeps strain Pit_001003342236 chromosome 11, PviZW2.1, whole genome shotgun sequence DNA harbors:
- the LOC140707315 gene encoding uncharacterized protein LOC140707315, giving the protein MPLTRSKMAESEPKSPEMSEGTGEVINGEGDRFTSEQEEGINGEQLSELRKIHLAQEHEYRMRQLEKEERIERERIALEKEERLERERMAFELRKLEMMNQNNNNNRDSEVGQLSKADLKKFPSYKQGDSVEAFLTSFERAASDFSLREAEKMVVLRSLISGKMAEIYADMPIELSKDYSEFKKLVFLRFGINSEHLRQKFRKLTKKSDETFTQLGYNLERCLDRWLEQENVQTFQQLKNIVGLEQFYSLLHGELKYLVQERKPTDIRQAAQIADFISQIRGPVSYEEKCMRKTWDPKYSKEPGQGQAKMGSHFVGKTSGQSQSRNQILEGKEKSEKFTNRGSWGDKICFACQGRGHIASQCFNTTQKKEISPQKVNLKEAKSVYCIQNSQMSPSTDSPVAMGTQPEAAASSSEMDTSSGPNTEYEDLPIAEIRHCLYIQINSQLLESAGDRIKILGQNYTALRDTCSQVSICHSDIVPQGCIFPGQNLILKGIGKEIVSLPVADVLVDYQGWRGVWRMGVSSQILTPCLIGTDLTKHVKCALVITRSQLEQREASNGTGSQEQEENIPQAEAFSLEIPQKSVFARDQIADPTLKSCFGEVAGKGLSPKHGLLYKEKLINIPKGGPEIKSQWIVPDKYRPMVLEKGHLGIAETKQRIPQKYYWPKMGKEIKEFSQAYDTCQGERNSEDKANREDRNRDDYKNYMEDIDKTFIQLRQEHTEQQKQEHREVSELRTSEDEVKQVNFVHTKSKENQETSCYPEIVKLKTLEESKLNSAEVVSKEKTQLTEKADNSVSAPIAKTKQQETLSKKLKNKEVALEKVKDASKIKQVNKREMQGVLKKFTLVTEIRKEARGKSMIRIAGYTQQEERNVRCIASPSKLSKL; this is encoded by the coding sequence atgcctttgacgcgcagtaaaatggctgaaagtgagcctaaatctccagagatgtctgagggaactggagaggtgattaatggagaaggggacagatttacctcagagcaggaggaaggaattaatggggaacagttatcagaactgaggaaaattcacttagcccaggaacatgaatataggatgagacaattagaaaaggaggaaagaatagaaagggaaaggattgccctagagaaagaggaaagattggagagagagaggatggcgtttgagttaagaaaattggaaatgatgaaccagaacaataataacaatagagattctgaggtgggccaattatcaaaagcagatttaaagaaatttccatcatacaaacaaggggattcggttgaagcgttccttacaagttttgagagagcagcctcagatttttctctcagagaagcagagaaaatggtagttttaaggtctctgattagtgggaaaatggcagaaatctATGCCGATATGCCAATtgaactcagtaaagattattcagagtttaaaaagttggtttttcttagatttggcattaattcagaacacctcagacagaaattcagaaagctcaccaagaaatcagatgaaactttcacacagctgggttataacttagagagatgtttggacaggtggttggaacaggagaatgtacagacttttcaacagttaaaaaatattgtaggtttggagcagttctattccttactccatggtgaacttaaatatttggttcaggaaaggaaacctactgacattagacaggctgcgcagattgctgattttatttcacaaataaggGGGCCTGTAAGTTATGAGGAAAAAtgtatgaggaaaacatgggacccaaagtactcCAAAGAGCCAGGTCAGGGACAGGCtaaaatgggcagccattttgtggggaaaacctctgggcagagccagtccaggaaccagattttggagggaaaagaaaaatcagaaaagttcactaacagaggctcatggggagataaaatttgctttgcttgtcaaggcagggggcacattgcttcccagtgttttaacacaactcaaaagaaagaaatttctcctcagaaagtgaatttgaaagaggcaaagtctgtgtattgtatacagaacagccaaatGAGTCCCTCTACAGATAGCCCTGTTGCCATGGGAacgcagccagaagcagcagctagctcttcagAAATGGATACTTCTAGTGGCCCGAATACAGAATATGAGGATCTGCCAAtagctgaaataagacattgtttgtacattcagataaattctcagctactggaatcagctggggacagaataaaaattTTAGGACAGAATTACACTGCTTTACGAGATACTTGCTCACAAGTTTCGATCTGCCACTCTGATATTGTACCTCAGGGATGTATATTTCCTGGTCAGAACCTGATTCtcaaaggaattgggaaggagatagtgagcttgcctgtggcagatgttttagttgattatcaaggatggcggggagtttggcgaatgggggtttcttctcaaattcttacaccttgtcttattggcactgacttaacaaagcaCGTCAAGTGCGCCTTGGTGATAACGCGATCACAACTTGAACAAAGGGAAGCTAGTAATGGTACTGGCtctcaagaacaagaagagaacatACCCCAGGCTGAGGCGTTTTCcttagaaatacctcagaaaagtgtatttgccagggatcagatagcagaccccactttaaaaagctgttttggagaagtggctggcaaaggattatcCCCTAAACATGGGTTGCTCTACAAAGAAAAACTAATTAATATTCCAAAAGGAGGGCCTGAGATTAAAAGTCAGTGGATTGTTCCTGATAAATATCGTCCTATGGTTCTAGAAAAGGGACATTTAGGTATTGCAGAAACTAAGCAAAGAATACCTCAGAAGTATtattggccaaaaatgggaaaggagataaaagaattCTCTCAAGCTTATGACACATGTCAGGGAGAAAGAAATAGTGAGGATAAGGCCAACAGGGAGGACAGGAATAGGGATGATTATAAAAATTACATGGAAGATATTGATAAAACTTTTATTCAACTGAGGCAGGAACacactgaacaacagaaacaggaacacagagaggtgtCAGAACTTAGAACAAGTGAGGATGAGGTGAAACAGGTTAATTTTGTGCATacgaaatcaaaagaaaatcaggaaaCATCATGCTACCCTGAGATAGtaaaactgaaaactttagaggAAAGTAAATTGAATTCAGCAGAAGTAGTATCTAAGGAAAAGACACAGCTAACTGAAAAGGCTGATAATTCTGTGTCTGCACCCATagctaaaaccaagcaacaagaaaCCCTATCTAAGAAACTTAAGAATAAAGAAGTAGCACTAGAGAAAGTTAAAGATGCatctaaaattaaacaagtaaataaaagagaaatgcaaggagTACTAAAGAAATTTACTCTAGTtacagaaataaggaaagaagctagagggaaatctatgataaggatagcaggctatacccagcaggaggaaagaaatgtcagaTGTATAGCCTCTCCTTCAAAATTATCAAAGTtataa